In Bradyrhizobium lablabi, one DNA window encodes the following:
- a CDS encoding META domain-containing protein, with protein sequence MRQAAIALVLAAPLFEAVPASADNGFPFGLEMTLDAGRQPGSKRVPDLEIGDNGEAILELWCKGGKGQFSVAGNTVIFVAGALEDRACPPALAQADDDLVAALSEAATWRRQGDLVSFIGTRTLRFRLNTN encoded by the coding sequence ATGAGGCAGGCCGCAATCGCGCTGGTGCTCGCCGCCCCTTTGTTCGAAGCCGTTCCGGCGTCTGCCGATAATGGGTTTCCGTTCGGGCTGGAGATGACACTGGATGCCGGGCGTCAGCCCGGATCGAAACGGGTCCCGGACCTGGAGATCGGCGACAATGGCGAAGCCATCCTCGAATTGTGGTGCAAGGGCGGCAAGGGCCAGTTTTCGGTGGCCGGCAATACCGTGATCTTTGTCGCAGGAGCGCTGGAGGATCGCGCCTGTCCGCCGGCGCTGGCCCAGGCGGATGACGACCTGGTCGCGGCACTGAGCGAGGCCGCGACCTGGAGGCGCCAGGGCGATCTCGTATCGTTCATCGGAACCAGGACGCTGCGGTTCCGGCTCAACACCAATTGA
- a CDS encoding HPP family protein: MSLDWRKLAEKVRSRAGLHPMAEATAAGVVAGAGAAIAIFAMEWFSRASHYPLFIIPFATSIVLVIGSPEAEPAQPRALIGGHVVSTITGLVLLKLTGPHACAAAAAVGLAVLAMYLTGTFHPPAGINPLLVVSNHLPWSFLLAPVLTGAVLLAVFAYVWHRWVGRRKWPQRWL, translated from the coding sequence ATGAGCCTGGATTGGCGAAAGCTGGCGGAGAAGGTGCGCAGCCGCGCGGGTCTGCATCCTATGGCGGAGGCAACCGCTGCCGGCGTTGTCGCGGGCGCCGGCGCTGCCATCGCCATCTTCGCGATGGAGTGGTTCTCGCGCGCGTCCCACTACCCGCTGTTCATCATCCCGTTTGCCACCTCGATCGTGCTCGTGATCGGATCGCCGGAAGCCGAGCCGGCGCAACCACGCGCGTTGATCGGCGGGCATGTGGTGTCGACGATCACAGGCCTGGTCTTGCTGAAATTGACCGGGCCGCACGCCTGCGCGGCGGCGGCCGCGGTCGGGTTGGCGGTTCTGGCGATGTACCTCACCGGCACGTTTCATCCGCCGGCAGGGATCAATCCCCTATTGGTCGTCTCCAATCATCTGCCGTGGTCGTTCCTGCTCGCGCCGGTGCTGACGGGTGCGGTGCTGTTGGCGGTCTTTGCCTATGTCTGGCACCGCTGGGTCGGCCGCCGGAAATGGCCGCAGCGCTGGCTCTGA
- a CDS encoding L-lactate permease, giving the protein MWNQIYNPLGNAALSTVAAAIPVVTLLVLIASGKVKAHLAAIIAVILTNLIAIFVFTMPAGMSVRATLLGVVSGFFPIGWIVLNVIFLYQITVVTGKFELLKRAVGGVTEDRRLQLLLIAFSFGAFFEGASGFGTPVAITGSVLIGLGFSPLAASGLSLIANTAPVAYGALGTPIAGLAQVTGLDPYVLGAMVGRQLPVFSLIVPFWVVWAFAGWKGMKDIWPAILVTGVSFAVPQFVISNYINPWIVDIGASLISMGCLILFLKVWQPKQLWLSPALRGKDESAATMTAPTAMDKTPLTSGELFSALLPWIIVCIVMLIWGNGAFKTWANTIFVYKYPVPELNNMINSMPPVAAKPTPQGASFDFFYLSFTGTGMLIAAIISGFLAGFSPGRMITEYGRTIRLCAISLITISAMLAIGTLTRLSGVDATLGLAFAATGVLYPFFGTLLGWLGVALTGSDTASNILFGNLQRITSEQLGLSSVLMAAANSSGGVMGKMIDAQSIVVASTATNWYGHEGTILRFVFKHSIALACLVGLFVMLQAYVYPFTAMVLK; this is encoded by the coding sequence ATGTGGAATCAAATCTATAACCCGCTCGGCAACGCGGCGCTGTCGACGGTCGCCGCCGCAATTCCCGTGGTTACGCTGTTGGTGCTGATCGCCAGCGGCAAGGTCAAGGCGCACCTCGCGGCGATCATTGCTGTGATCCTGACCAACCTGATCGCGATCTTCGTCTTCACCATGCCGGCCGGCATGTCGGTCCGCGCCACACTGCTTGGCGTCGTTTCAGGGTTCTTCCCGATCGGCTGGATCGTGCTGAACGTGATCTTTCTCTACCAGATCACGGTCGTCACCGGAAAATTCGAGCTGTTGAAGCGCGCAGTCGGCGGCGTCACCGAGGACCGGCGCCTGCAACTCCTGCTGATCGCGTTTTCCTTCGGGGCCTTCTTCGAGGGTGCTTCCGGCTTTGGTACGCCGGTCGCGATCACCGGTTCGGTACTGATCGGTCTTGGTTTCTCGCCGCTCGCCGCTTCCGGCCTGTCGCTCATCGCCAATACGGCTCCCGTTGCCTATGGCGCGCTGGGCACGCCGATTGCGGGACTGGCGCAGGTCACCGGACTCGATCCGTATGTTCTGGGCGCGATGGTCGGGCGGCAATTGCCCGTGTTCTCGCTGATCGTGCCGTTCTGGGTGGTATGGGCGTTCGCAGGCTGGAAGGGCATGAAGGACATCTGGCCGGCCATTCTCGTCACCGGGGTCTCGTTCGCGGTCCCGCAATTCGTGATCTCGAACTACATCAATCCCTGGATCGTCGACATCGGCGCCTCGCTGATTTCGATGGGCTGCCTGATCCTGTTCCTGAAGGTCTGGCAGCCGAAGCAGCTCTGGCTGTCGCCGGCGCTGCGCGGCAAGGACGAATCCGCCGCCACGATGACGGCGCCGACGGCCATGGACAAGACGCCGCTGACGTCCGGCGAACTCTTCAGCGCCTTGCTGCCGTGGATCATCGTTTGCATCGTGATGCTGATCTGGGGCAACGGCGCGTTCAAGACCTGGGCGAATACGATCTTCGTCTATAAGTATCCGGTCCCCGAACTGAACAACATGATCAATTCGATGCCGCCGGTGGCGGCGAAGCCGACGCCGCAAGGCGCGTCGTTTGACTTCTTCTATCTGTCGTTCACCGGAACCGGCATGCTGATCGCGGCGATCATTTCCGGCTTCCTAGCAGGCTTTTCGCCGGGCAGGATGATCACGGAATACGGCCGCACCATCAGGCTGTGCGCGATCTCGCTGATCACGATCTCGGCGATGCTGGCGATCGGCACGCTGACGCGGCTGTCCGGCGTCGATGCCACGCTCGGTCTGGCGTTTGCCGCGACCGGCGTGCTCTATCCCTTCTTCGGTACGCTCCTCGGCTGGCTGGGCGTGGCATTGACCGGGTCGGACACGGCCTCGAACATCCTGTTCGGCAATTTGCAGAGGATCACCTCGGAGCAACTCGGGCTGTCGTCGGTGCTGATGGCCGCCGCCAACTCCTCCGGCGGCGTGATGGGCAAGATGATCGACGCGCAGTCGATCGTGGTCGCCTCGACCGCGACCAACTGGTATGGGCATGAAGGCACGATCCTGCGCTTCGTGTTCAAGCATTCGATCGCGCTGGCGTGCCTCGTCGGCCTGTTCGTGATGCTGCAGGCCTATGTCTATCCGTTCACCGCGATGGTCCTGAAGTAG
- the glcF gene encoding glycolate oxidase subunit GlcF codes for MKTEFSLAQLADPDIKEADKILRACVHCGFCTATCPTYVLLGDELDSPRGRIYLIKEMLEKDRPPTQEVVKHIDRCLSCLACMTTCPSGVNYMHLVDQARVRIEKNYTRPLPERALRAVLAWVLPRPGLFRWSMMLARFGRPLAALLPIPRSASASPTLLRRIKAMLALAPRRLPAPGPSGGSVFAALGQRRGRVALLQGCAQQVLAPRINQAAISLLTRHGIEVVLVRDEQCCGALTHHLGRDDDALARARANITVWQKEAEQGGLDAILVTTSGCGTVIKDYGFMLREDREFAPAAAKISALAKDITEYLGAIELTPSQQQSDIVIAYHSACSLQHGQKISELPKELLSKNGFVVKDVPESHLCCGSAGTYNILQPDIASRLRDRKVANIAMVKPDMIAAGNIGCMVQIAGGTSVPVVHTVELLDWATGGRRPGLS; via the coding sequence ATGAAGACCGAATTCAGCCTCGCCCAACTCGCCGATCCCGACATCAAGGAAGCCGACAAGATCCTGCGCGCCTGCGTGCATTGCGGGTTCTGCACCGCGACCTGTCCGACCTATGTACTGCTCGGCGACGAACTCGATAGCCCCCGCGGCCGGATCTATCTGATCAAGGAGATGCTGGAGAAGGATCGCCCGCCGACGCAGGAGGTGGTGAAGCATATCGACCGCTGCCTGTCCTGCCTCGCGTGCATGACCACCTGTCCGTCGGGCGTGAACTACATGCATCTGGTCGACCAGGCGCGGGTCCGGATCGAGAAGAACTATACCAGGCCGCTGCCCGAGCGGGCGCTGCGGGCGGTCCTTGCGTGGGTGCTGCCGCGGCCCGGACTGTTTCGCTGGAGCATGATGTTGGCGCGATTCGGCCGGCCGCTCGCTGCCCTGCTGCCGATCCCAAGGTCGGCATCGGCATCGCCTACTTTATTGCGGCGGATCAAGGCGATGCTAGCGCTCGCGCCGCGCCGCCTGCCGGCGCCCGGACCATCAGGCGGAAGCGTCTTTGCGGCCCTTGGCCAACGGCGCGGTAGAGTTGCGCTGCTGCAGGGCTGCGCCCAGCAGGTGCTGGCGCCGCGCATCAATCAGGCCGCGATCAGTCTGTTGACGCGTCACGGCATCGAGGTCGTGCTGGTCAGGGACGAGCAATGCTGCGGTGCGCTGACCCATCACCTCGGACGCGACGACGACGCGCTGGCGCGGGCGCGCGCCAACATCACGGTGTGGCAGAAGGAGGCCGAGCAAGGCGGCCTCGACGCCATCCTGGTGACGACGTCCGGGTGCGGAACGGTGATCAAGGACTACGGTTTCATGCTGCGCGAGGACCGCGAGTTCGCGCCCGCGGCCGCGAAGATATCGGCGCTCGCCAAGGACATCACCGAGTATCTCGGCGCCATCGAACTCACGCCATCGCAGCAGCAAAGCGATATCGTCATCGCCTATCATTCGGCTTGTTCGCTGCAGCACGGACAGAAAATCAGCGAGCTTCCGAAAGAATTGCTTTCCAAGAACGGATTCGTGGTGAAAGATGTACCCGAGAGCCATTTGTGTTGCGGTTCGGCGGGGACGTACAACATTCTCCAGCCTGACATTGCGAGCAGATTGCGCGATCGCAAGGTCGCCAATATTGCGATGGTCAAGCCGGACATGATTGCTGCGGGCAATATTGGATGCATGGTTCAGATTGCCGGCGGCACGTCAGTTCCTGTGGTGCACACGGTTGAGCTTCTCGATTGGGCGACAGGCGGTCGAAGGCCAGGATTAAGTTGA
- a CDS encoding co-chaperone GroES: protein MAKSQFRPLHDRVVVKRLDAEEKTKGGIIIPDTAKEKPSQGEITAVGPGGRDEAGKLIPIDVKVGDRVLFGKWSGTEVKLDGEDLLIMKESDIMGVVA from the coding sequence ATGGCTAAATCCCAATTTCGTCCGCTGCATGACCGTGTCGTGGTCAAGCGTCTCGACGCCGAAGAGAAGACCAAGGGCGGCATCATCATTCCGGACACCGCCAAGGAAAAGCCCTCGCAAGGCGAAATCACGGCAGTGGGCCCGGGCGGCCGCGACGAAGCCGGCAAGCTGATCCCGATCGACGTCAAGGTCGGCGACCGCGTGCTGTTCGGCAAATGGTCCGGCACCGAGGTCAAGCTCGACGGCGAGGACCTCCTGATCATGAAGGAAAGCGACATCATGGGCGTGGTGGCCTGA
- the groL gene encoding chaperonin GroEL (60 kDa chaperone family; promotes refolding of misfolded polypeptides especially under stressful conditions; forms two stacked rings of heptamers to form a barrel-shaped 14mer; ends can be capped by GroES; misfolded proteins enter the barrel where they are refolded when GroES binds), with the protein MAAKDVKFSGDARDRMLRGVDILANAVKVTLGPKGRNVVLDKSFGAPRITKDGVTVAKEIELEDKFENMGAQMVREVASKTNDTAGDGTTTATVLAQAIVREGAKSVAAGMNPMDLKRGIEIAVHAVVKDLEKRAKPVASSSEVAQIGTISSNGDAAIGKMIAQAMQKVGNEGVITVEENKSLETEVDIVEGMKFDRGYLSPYFITNAEKMTAELEDVYVLLHEKKLSGLQSMLPVLEAVVQSGRPLLIIAEDVEGEALATLVVNRLRGGLKVAAVKAPGFGDRRKAMLEDIAVLTGGQLISDELGMKLESVTVNMLGRARKVVIDKENTTIVNGAGKKKDIEARVNQIKAQIEETTSDYDREKLQERLAKLAGGVAVIRVGGATEVEVKEKKDRVEDALNATRAAVQEGIVPGGGVALLRAKKAVGRIHNDNPDVQAGINIVLKALEAPVRQIAENAGVEGSIVVGRILEDKSETFGFDAQTEEYVDMVAKGIIDPAKVVRTALQDAASVAALLVTTEAMVAELPKEPAPAMPGGGGGMGGMGGMGF; encoded by the coding sequence ATGGCAGCCAAGGACGTTAAATTTTCCGGAGACGCGCGCGATCGCATGCTGCGCGGCGTCGATATTCTCGCCAACGCGGTCAAGGTGACGCTCGGCCCCAAGGGCCGCAATGTCGTGCTCGACAAATCGTTCGGTGCCCCCCGCATCACCAAGGACGGCGTCACCGTCGCCAAGGAAATCGAGCTTGAAGACAAGTTCGAAAATATGGGCGCGCAGATGGTGCGCGAGGTCGCCTCCAAGACCAACGACACCGCCGGCGACGGCACCACCACAGCGACCGTGCTGGCGCAGGCGATCGTGCGGGAAGGCGCCAAGTCGGTGGCCGCCGGCATGAACCCGATGGATCTCAAGCGCGGCATCGAGATTGCGGTGCATGCGGTGGTCAAGGATCTCGAGAAGCGCGCCAAGCCGGTCGCCTCCTCCTCCGAAGTAGCCCAGATCGGCACCATTTCGTCCAACGGCGATGCCGCAATCGGCAAGATGATCGCGCAGGCGATGCAGAAGGTCGGCAACGAAGGCGTCATCACGGTCGAGGAGAACAAATCGCTCGAGACCGAAGTCGACATCGTCGAGGGCATGAAATTCGACCGCGGTTATCTGTCGCCCTATTTCATCACCAACGCCGAGAAGATGACCGCCGAGCTCGAGGACGTCTATGTGCTGCTGCACGAGAAGAAGCTGTCCGGCCTGCAGTCGATGCTGCCGGTATTGGAAGCCGTGGTGCAGTCGGGCCGCCCGCTTCTGATCATCGCCGAGGACGTCGAAGGCGAGGCGCTGGCGACGCTGGTGGTGAATCGCCTGCGCGGCGGGTTGAAGGTCGCAGCCGTCAAGGCGCCCGGCTTCGGCGACCGCCGCAAGGCGATGCTGGAAGACATCGCGGTCCTGACCGGCGGCCAGCTGATTTCGGATGAACTCGGCATGAAGCTCGAAAGCGTCACCGTCAACATGTTGGGCCGCGCCCGAAAGGTCGTGATCGACAAGGAGAACACCACGATCGTCAACGGCGCCGGCAAGAAAAAGGACATCGAGGCCCGCGTCAACCAGATCAAGGCGCAGATCGAGGAAACCACCTCGGACTACGACCGCGAAAAGCTGCAGGAGCGTCTCGCAAAACTCGCCGGCGGGGTTGCGGTGATCCGCGTCGGCGGCGCGACCGAGGTCGAGGTGAAGGAGAAAAAGGACCGCGTCGAGGATGCGCTCAATGCCACCCGCGCCGCCGTGCAGGAGGGCATCGTGCCGGGCGGTGGCGTCGCGCTGTTGCGCGCCAAGAAGGCGGTCGGCCGCATCCACAACGACAATCCGGATGTGCAGGCCGGCATCAATATCGTGCTCAAAGCGCTGGAAGCCCCTGTCCGCCAGATCGCCGAAAATGCCGGTGTCGAAGGCTCGATCGTGGTCGGCAGGATCCTGGAGGACAAGTCCGAAACCTTCGGCTTCGACGCGCAGACCGAAGAATATGTCGACATGGTCGCCAAGGGCATCATCGACCCGGCCAAAGTGGTGCGCACCGCGCTGCAGGACGCGGCCTCGGTTGCCGCCCTTCTGGTGACGACAGAAGCCATGGTCGCCGAATTGCCGAAGGAGCCGGCGCCCGCAATGCCGGGCGGTGGCGGCGGCATGGGCGGAATGGGCGGCATGGGTTTTTGA
- a CDS encoding TorF family putative porin, with product MKKLVLAAAVLAVTAGSAFAADLPVKAVKAPPPAPFDPWDVAFGSAIMNDYIFRGVTQSNHKPSVAAYFEPRYNVTKDVQLYVGTSFESISFPNRAAAEVDIYGGIRPTFGMFAFDFGLWGYLYPGGQCFNSAAFPGSGIPGSELGCILNGNLPVNGNVAKKDASFYEGYAKVNVTLNDQWQVGANEYYSPNILNLGAWGDYASLTAKWTAPSTTFGTSGVGMYVSGEFGRQWLGTSDRFYGVVSPLGNFAAGVPEPSYNTWNIGVGFTYKVFTLDLRYSDTNLSKASCNVYTSDYATRSFSPAFITPTNPGGFGSNWCGAAGIVKLSADLTAMTSLK from the coding sequence ATGAAGAAACTGGTTTTAGCGGCAGCAGTACTTGCGGTGACTGCGGGGTCGGCTTTCGCGGCGGATTTGCCGGTGAAGGCCGTCAAAGCGCCGCCGCCGGCGCCGTTTGATCCCTGGGATGTCGCCTTCGGTAGCGCCATCATGAACGACTACATCTTCCGTGGCGTGACCCAGTCCAACCACAAACCCTCCGTCGCCGCCTATTTCGAGCCGCGCTACAATGTTACCAAGGATGTGCAGCTTTATGTCGGCACCTCGTTCGAGAGCATTTCGTTCCCGAATCGTGCGGCGGCTGAGGTCGACATCTACGGCGGGATCCGCCCGACCTTCGGCATGTTCGCCTTCGATTTCGGCCTTTGGGGCTATCTCTATCCGGGTGGACAGTGCTTCAACTCGGCAGCGTTCCCTGGTTCGGGCATCCCGGGTTCGGAACTCGGGTGCATTCTGAACGGAAACCTGCCGGTCAACGGCAACGTAGCCAAGAAAGACGCGAGCTTCTATGAGGGCTATGCGAAGGTCAACGTGACGCTGAACGACCAGTGGCAGGTCGGCGCTAACGAATACTACTCGCCGAACATCCTGAACCTCGGCGCTTGGGGCGACTACGCATCGCTGACCGCCAAGTGGACGGCACCGAGCACGACATTCGGCACCAGTGGCGTCGGCATGTACGTCTCCGGCGAATTCGGCCGGCAGTGGCTCGGCACTTCGGATCGGTTCTACGGCGTCGTCAGCCCCTTGGGTAACTTCGCTGCGGGTGTTCCTGAGCCCAGCTACAACACATGGAATATCGGCGTCGGCTTCACCTACAAGGTGTTCACCCTGGATCTGCGTTACTCCGACACCAACCTCTCGAAGGCTTCCTGCAACGTCTACACCAGCGACTACGCCACCAGAAGCTTCAGCCCTGCCTTCATCACTCCCACCAATCCGGGAGGCTTCGGCTCCAACTGGTGCGGCGCCGCCGGCATCGTCAAGCTCTCGGCCGACCTGACCGCGATGACGAGCTTGAAGTAA
- a CDS encoding ABC transporter ATP-binding protein/permease: MKSLRATLATVWRIAAPYFRSEDKWPGRLLLAAVIAIELSLVLINVLLNAWNNRFYNALQEKNWDGFVREIGIFCLLATFYIALSVYQLYLNQWLQIRWRSWMTRLYLGQWLHNANHYRMQLRGDAADNPDQRIADDVKMFVDQTLAISVGLLSAIVTLASFVVILWGLSAEAPLHIFGREFMIPGYLVWGALIYAILGTALTQWIGSPLVNLDFQQQRYEADFRFNLVRARENSEQIALLQGENAERHRLSERFGRVIANWYAIMQRTKRVTALTASYGQAAVVFPYILVAPAYFAGKIQLGGMMQTANAFSSVQQSLSFFVSTYRTLAEWRAVIARLDGFETAIKSATAEPTGAGSIDVVSSTGGNGIDLEQLLVRLPNGAPLVAADHFHINGNERTLVTGPSGAGKSTLFRAIAGIWPYGSGSIAVPAKATLMMLPQRPYLPIGSLKAAIVYPSEVGEFGSDRVRDVLIAVGLPQLASRLDEEAHWNRMLSLGEQQRLGVARALLHAPQYLFLDEATASLDEASETKLYQLLKEKLPATTIVSIGHRATLEAFHQRHIVLTRDGDHFELQSRSEEASVK, encoded by the coding sequence GTGAAGAGCCTTCGCGCGACGCTTGCGACCGTATGGCGGATCGCCGCCCCCTATTTCCGGTCCGAGGACAAATGGCCGGGCCGGCTGCTGCTTGCCGCAGTGATCGCGATCGAGCTTTCGCTGGTTTTGATCAACGTGCTGCTGAACGCGTGGAACAACCGCTTTTACAATGCGCTGCAGGAGAAGAACTGGGACGGCTTCGTCAGGGAAATCGGCATCTTCTGCCTTTTGGCGACGTTCTACATCGCGCTGTCGGTCTACCAGCTTTATCTCAATCAATGGCTCCAGATCCGCTGGCGGAGCTGGATGACGAGGCTCTATCTCGGCCAGTGGCTGCACAACGCCAACCATTATCGGATGCAGCTCAGGGGCGATGCCGCCGACAATCCGGACCAGCGCATTGCCGACGACGTCAAGATGTTCGTCGATCAAACGCTCGCGATCAGTGTCGGCCTGTTGAGCGCGATCGTCACGCTGGCCTCCTTTGTGGTGATCCTGTGGGGTCTCTCCGCGGAGGCTCCACTGCACATTTTCGGCCGCGAGTTTATGATCCCCGGCTATCTGGTATGGGGCGCGCTGATCTATGCGATCCTTGGAACCGCGCTGACCCAATGGATCGGCTCGCCGCTGGTTAATCTCGATTTCCAGCAGCAGCGGTACGAAGCCGATTTTCGCTTCAACTTGGTTCGGGCGCGCGAAAATTCCGAACAGATTGCGCTGTTGCAGGGCGAGAACGCCGAACGGCATCGGCTTTCGGAGCGCTTTGGCCGCGTTATCGCCAACTGGTATGCCATCATGCAGCGGACCAAGCGGGTCACGGCGCTAACCGCGAGCTACGGGCAGGCCGCGGTGGTTTTTCCCTATATCCTGGTGGCGCCCGCTTATTTTGCCGGCAAGATCCAGCTTGGCGGCATGATGCAGACCGCGAACGCTTTCTCCAGCGTGCAGCAATCGCTGTCGTTTTTCGTGTCGACCTATCGGACGCTGGCGGAATGGCGCGCCGTGATCGCCCGTCTCGACGGTTTCGAGACCGCCATCAAAAGCGCCACCGCCGAGCCGACCGGGGCCGGCTCGATCGATGTCGTGTCGTCGACCGGCGGCAACGGCATCGATCTGGAGCAGCTTCTGGTCAGGTTGCCCAACGGAGCGCCGCTGGTCGCGGCGGACCACTTCCACATCAACGGCAATGAGCGCACCCTGGTGACCGGCCCGTCCGGCGCCGGCAAGTCGACCCTGTTTCGCGCCATCGCCGGCATCTGGCCCTACGGCAGCGGCTCGATTGCTGTTCCCGCAAAGGCAACGCTGATGATGCTGCCGCAGCGGCCGTATCTTCCGATCGGCTCGCTAAAGGCTGCGATCGTCTATCCGTCGGAGGTTGGCGAATTCGGTTCGGATCGGGTCAGGGATGTTCTGATCGCCGTCGGCCTGCCTCAGCTCGCCTCCAGGCTGGACGAAGAGGCGCACTGGAACCGGATGCTCTCGCTCGGCGAGCAGCAGCGCCTGGGCGTTGCGCGCGCGCTGTTGCATGCGCCGCAATATCTATTCCTCGATGAAGCGACCGCTTCGCTCGACGAAGCCTCGGAAACCAAGCTCTACCAGCTCCTCAAGGAGAAATTGCCGGCGACCACCATCGTCTCGATCGGCCATCGCGCGACGCTCGAGGCGTTCCACCAGCGCCATATTGTGCTGACGCGGGACGGCGATCATTTCGAGCTGCAGAGCCGCAGCGAGGAGGCCAGCGTGAAATGA